A genomic region of Streptomyces rimosus contains the following coding sequences:
- the epsC gene encoding serine O-acetyltransferase EpsC: MLEDIETTLARDPSITSRAEAVFHSTLPALWIHRVAHRLYGRRHRIAARVLTSCARVLTGIEIHPGARIGRRLFIDHGTGVVIGETAILGDDVTIYQQVTLGAVGWWRDTLRPSGDRRHPEVGDRVTLGVNATVLGPLTIGDDALIGAHALVLGDVAAGSRVMGEPTVARPRKKADLRTDSA; this comes from the coding sequence ATGCTGGAGGACATCGAGACGACGCTGGCCCGCGACCCCTCGATCACCTCCCGCGCGGAAGCGGTGTTCCACTCCACGCTGCCCGCGCTGTGGATCCACCGCGTCGCCCACCGCCTGTACGGCCGGCGGCACCGGATCGCCGCCCGCGTACTGACCAGCTGCGCGCGGGTGCTGACCGGCATCGAGATCCACCCGGGCGCGCGGATCGGCCGTCGGCTGTTCATCGACCACGGCACCGGCGTGGTGATCGGGGAGACCGCGATCCTGGGGGACGATGTCACCATTTACCAGCAGGTGACCCTGGGCGCGGTGGGGTGGTGGCGGGACACGCTGCGGCCGAGCGGCGACCGGCGCCACCCCGAGGTCGGCGACCGGGTCACGCTCGGTGTGAACGCGACCGTCCTCGGCCCGCTGACCATCGGCGACGACGCCCTCATCGGCGCCCACGCGCTGGTGCTCGGCGACGTGGCGGCGGGGAGCCGCGTCATGGGCGAGCCCACCGTCGCCCGCCCCCGCAAGAAGGCGGACCTCCGGACCGACAGCGCCTGA
- a CDS encoding PLP-dependent cysteine synthase family protein → MATQPPQIDLSVSEPLEAAVDETTALAQYPGLREFRATLGGTPLVEVPGPPGGAKIMAKYEFRNPSGSAKDRPAYSMLCRAINAHAGQDGPLKVVDCSGGNMARALTGLNAVTGIPVRAVMPDSVPQSLLTHLTERGTAIDLVPASEFPLAIMQRASEIAAEDPSWTLLAQHRNMANVAAHQFFTGREIVGQLDGVRPSAVVGAVGSGGMIAGVARALRGISPGLSVIGVTPAELPYGTPEPPNAEPKFAGAGGLTYGMRQPFVEKLIPEFESAQVSHPEALTAMYDFWKETGTRIGSSAGASWLIAREKAKNLGPDETVVTVFADAGSKEDWEKAESMGN, encoded by the coding sequence ATGGCGACACAACCGCCTCAGATCGACCTCTCCGTAAGCGAGCCGCTGGAGGCGGCAGTCGACGAGACCACCGCGCTGGCCCAGTACCCGGGGCTGCGGGAATTCCGGGCGACGCTGGGCGGTACCCCGCTCGTCGAGGTGCCGGGCCCGCCCGGCGGGGCGAAGATCATGGCCAAGTACGAATTCCGTAACCCGTCCGGCTCCGCCAAGGACCGCCCCGCGTATTCGATGCTCTGCCGCGCCATCAACGCGCACGCGGGCCAGGACGGACCGCTGAAGGTCGTGGACTGCTCGGGCGGCAACATGGCCCGCGCGCTGACCGGGCTCAACGCGGTCACCGGAATTCCCGTACGGGCCGTGATGCCCGATTCCGTACCGCAGAGCCTGCTGACCCACCTGACCGAGCGGGGAACCGCCATCGACCTGGTGCCGGCGTCCGAATTCCCGCTCGCCATCATGCAGCGGGCCTCGGAGATCGCGGCGGAGGACCCCAGCTGGACGCTGCTGGCCCAGCACCGGAACATGGCCAACGTCGCCGCGCACCAGTTCTTCACCGGCCGCGAGATCGTGGGCCAGCTCGACGGTGTCCGCCCCAGTGCCGTGGTCGGGGCGGTGGGGAGCGGAGGCATGATCGCCGGTGTGGCGCGGGCGCTGCGGGGCATTTCCCCCGGGCTTTCCGTCATCGGCGTGACCCCGGCCGAGCTGCCTTACGGGACGCCCGAACCGCCGAACGCCGAGCCGAAGTTCGCCGGGGCCGGCGGTCTGACGTACGGCATGCGCCAGCCCTTCGTGGAGAAACTGATCCCGGAATTCGAGAGTGCCCAGGTCTCGCATCCCGAAGCTCTCACGGCGATGTACGACTTCTGGAAGGAGACCGGCACCAGGATCGGATCGTCGGCGGGCGCGAGCTGGCTGATCGCGCGCGAGAAGGCGAAGAACCTCGGCCCCGACGAAACCGTGGTCACGGTTTTCGCGGACGCCGGGTCGAAGGAGGACTGGGAGAAGGCAGAAAGCATGGGGAACTGA
- a CDS encoding ParB N-terminal domain-containing protein: MPISALDVSRPLRSGGPNPDHVRTLAALDASLLPPILVHHPTMRVLDGAHRVQAELLRGGTHIRVEFFEGTEEECFVLAVRSNVGHGLPLPLADRKAAAARILRAYPQWSDRSIGEVSGLSPKTVGAIRRRSAEENPRLNGGGRLGRDGRTYPTSVAEGRLYASKLIGERPHASLREIASRAGISLGTAQDVRKRLENGQDPVPGARGGVRRAVGPDGEGTCNDSALDANGDRRTVPDVPHPSLPERLRPLRQDPALRSTDMGRALLRLLSSHEIPVAHWQALIDGVPPHRARAVADIADQCARIWQEFAREMAGRVSEG, encoded by the coding sequence GTGCCGATCAGCGCACTGGACGTCTCCCGCCCGCTGCGCAGCGGCGGACCGAATCCGGACCACGTCAGGACGCTGGCCGCGCTGGACGCCTCACTGCTGCCGCCCATCCTGGTGCACCACCCGACGATGCGCGTGCTCGACGGGGCGCACCGGGTGCAGGCCGAGCTGCTGCGCGGCGGTACGCACATCCGCGTGGAGTTCTTCGAAGGCACGGAAGAGGAGTGCTTCGTCCTGGCGGTCCGCTCAAACGTCGGTCACGGCCTCCCGCTGCCACTGGCCGACCGCAAGGCCGCGGCCGCCCGCATCCTGCGCGCCTATCCGCAGTGGTCGGACCGGTCGATCGGCGAGGTGTCGGGCCTGTCCCCGAAGACGGTGGGCGCCATCCGGCGCCGTTCAGCCGAGGAAAATCCCCGCCTGAACGGTGGGGGGCGGCTGGGCCGGGACGGCCGTACGTACCCCACCAGCGTCGCCGAAGGGCGGCTCTACGCCAGCAAGCTGATCGGCGAGCGCCCGCACGCCTCACTGCGGGAGATCGCCAGCCGCGCCGGGATATCCCTGGGCACGGCCCAGGACGTACGCAAGCGCCTGGAGAACGGGCAGGACCCGGTGCCGGGGGCCCGTGGTGGGGTGCGGCGGGCGGTGGGCCCCGATGGCGAAGGCACCTGTAACGACAGCGCCTTGGACGCCAACGGAGATCGCCGTACCGTGCCGGACGTACCGCATCCGTCATTGCCCGAGCGGCTACGCCCCCTGAGGCAGGACCCCGCATTGCGCTCCACCGATATGGGGCGCGCACTGCTGCGGCTGCTCAGCTCCCACGAAATTCCGGTCGCGCATTGGCAAGCCCTCATTGACGGGGTTCCGCCGCACCGCGCCAGGGCGGTGGCCGACATAGCGGACCAGTGCGCGCGGATATGGCAGGAGTTCGCCCGCGAAATGGCGGGACGGGTGTCGGAAGGCTGA